A part of Candidatus Methylomirabilota bacterium genomic DNA contains:
- a CDS encoding site-specific DNA-methyltransferase: protein MARLTEQEQQEIIRYIEADKPLPDKYRFLLFEDKREVELVWNGKSSEVSSIVLPFQVIEQVDEPRAERPEDTSPQGLLFDERGRQRKGWTNKLIWGDNKLILSSLKNGPLREEIEQQGGLKLIYIDPPFDVGADFSMDIEIGDDTFTKKPSILEEIAYRDTWGKGADSFIAMIYERLIMMRDLLAEDGSIYVHMGAKISHLLRVVMEEVFGRDNNRSELIWKRTSAHANVTNNYGAIHDTVLFFSKTDRWLWNQQYAPYSREYVETFFDQVDEKGRRYSRRDLTASMTRASSGQIYTWKGITPTSSRCWAMTKERMDELDARGRIHWPANKEGMPRLKYYADEAPGVPLQDIWDDVGAMHNLSDERLAYPTQKPESFVERFIRTSSNEGDLVADFFCGSGTTAAVAEKLGREWIVSDLGKFAIHTTRKRLIGVQRQLKAEGKDYRAFEILNLGKYERQHYIGVNPNLREAEQQKQLAEKEAAFVDLILRAYRAERTEGFNTFHGKKAGRLVAVGPVNLPVTRLFVEEVILECRQKHITRVDILGFEFEMGLFPNVLDEARAKGIDIAPKYIPAEVFDKRAVEKNQVVFHDVSFIEVKPHVKKNSVAVELTDFSVFYSQDSIANAEATLKDKSSKIVVEKGQMVKVSKDKNGVVTRERLTKKWTDWIDYWAVDFNFESKREIVRVPINPPNPPLTKGGSEAGGFEEVWTGDYIFENEWQSFRTKKDRKLELTSVFHECQPGRRKLAVKVVDIFGTDTMTIVEVRV from the coding sequence ATGGCACGGCTGACTGAACAAGAACAACAAGAGATTATCCGATATATTGAGGCGGACAAACCGCTGCCGGATAAGTACCGCTTTCTGCTGTTCGAGGATAAGCGCGAGGTCGAACTGGTCTGGAACGGCAAGAGCAGCGAGGTCAGCAGCATTGTACTGCCCTTCCAGGTCATCGAGCAGGTGGACGAGCCGCGCGCTGAAAGGCCAGAGGATACATCACCACAAGGATTGCTTTTTGACGAGCGCGGCCGCCAGCGCAAGGGCTGGACGAACAAACTTATCTGGGGCGACAACAAGCTGATCCTCTCATCGCTGAAGAACGGCCCGCTACGTGAGGAGATTGAACAGCAGGGCGGTCTCAAGCTGATTTACATTGATCCGCCGTTTGACGTGGGCGCGGATTTTTCGATGGATATCGAAATCGGCGACGACACCTTCACGAAGAAGCCCAGCATTCTTGAAGAGATTGCCTACCGCGACACCTGGGGCAAAGGCGCCGATTCCTTCATCGCTATGATCTACGAACGGCTGATCATGATGCGGGATTTGCTGGCAGAGGATGGCAGTATTTATGTGCATATGGGAGCAAAGATCAGCCACCTTCTGCGCGTGGTTATGGAAGAGGTCTTCGGAAGGGACAACAATCGATCAGAATTGATTTGGAAACGTACTTCCGCACACGCAAACGTGACAAACAACTATGGCGCAATACACGACACCGTCCTATTTTTTTCAAAGACCGATCGCTGGTTATGGAACCAACAATACGCGCCCTATTCGAGGGAATATGTTGAGACGTTCTTCGATCAGGTTGACGAAAAAGGTCGCCGGTATTCGCGTCGGGATCTCACTGCTTCTATGACGCGAGCATCTAGCGGGCAGATATATACGTGGAAAGGAATCACGCCGACAAGCAGCCGCTGTTGGGCCATGACGAAAGAAAGAATGGATGAACTTGACGCACGGGGGCGTATCCACTGGCCAGCAAACAAAGAAGGGATGCCGCGTCTTAAATATTACGCTGACGAAGCGCCTGGAGTACCGCTTCAAGACATTTGGGATGACGTTGGAGCGATGCACAATCTGTCGGACGAACGACTGGCCTATCCAACTCAAAAGCCCGAGTCATTTGTTGAGCGATTCATCAGAACTTCATCCAACGAAGGCGACCTGGTGGCCGACTTCTTCTGCGGCTCCGGCACCACCGCCGCAGTAGCCGAAAAGCTGGGGCGCGAGTGGATCGTCAGCGACTTGGGCAAGTTCGCCATCCACACCACCCGCAAGCGGCTGATTGGCGTCCAGCGGCAGCTCAAAGCCGAAGGCAAGGACTACCGCGCCTTCGAGATCCTCAACCTGGGCAAGTACGAGCGCCAGCACTATATCGGCGTCAACCCCAATCTGCGCGAGGCGGAACAGCAGAAGCAGCTCGCGGAGAAGGAAGCCGCCTTCGTTGACCTCATCTTGCGGGCCTACCGCGCCGAAAGGACCGAGGGTTTTAACACCTTCCACGGCAAAAAGGCCGGGCGGCTGGTGGCGGTGGGACCAGTCAACTTGCCGGTAACGCGCCTGTTCGTGGAAGAAGTTATTCTGGAATGTCGCCAGAAGCACATCACCCGCGTGGACATTCTGGGCTTTGAGTTCGAGATGGGCTTGTTCCCCAACGTGCTGGACGAAGCCCGCGCCAAGGGCATCGACATCGCCCCTAAGTACATCCCCGCCGAGGTGTTCGATAAGCGGGCCGTGGAAAAGAACCAAGTGGTCTTTCACGATGTCTCGTTCATCGAGGTCAAGCCGCACGTCAAGAAGAACAGCGTGGCGGTGGAACTGACCGACTTCTCAGTCTTTTATTCGCAGGATTCCATCGCCAACGCGGAGGCGACGCTTAAGGACAAGTCCAGCAAGATCGTCGTGGAAAAAGGCCAGATGGTGAAGGTAAGCAAGGACAAGAACGGCGTCGTCACCCGCGAACGCCTCACAAAGAAATGGACGGACTGGATCGATTACTGGGCGGTAGATTTCAACTTTGAGAGTAAGCGCGAAATTGTTCGGGTACCAATAAATCCCCCCAACCCCCCTTTAACAAAGGGGGGAAGCGAAGCGGGGGGATTTGAGGAAGTCTGGACCGGGGATTACATTTTTGAAAACGAGTGGCAATCCTTCCGCACCAAGAAAGACCGCAAGCTGGAACTGACCAGCGTCTTTCACGAATGCCAGCCTGGGCGGCGCAAGTTGGCGGTCAAGGTGGTGGACATCTTCGGCACCGACACCATGACCATCGTTGAGGTGAGGGTGTGA
- a CDS encoding type II toxin-antitoxin system RelE/ParE family toxin, with protein sequence MSFEIEYFHERVLHEIESWPVDVLADYARLVELLAEYGPSLRLPYSRACGDGLFELRPRGRSGIGRAFYCFLVGKRVVVLHAFLKKSQHTPDRELKLARKRLKEVSDA encoded by the coding sequence ATGTCCTTCGAGATCGAGTACTTCCACGAGCGGGTACTCCACGAGATTGAGTCGTGGCCCGTGGACGTCCTCGCAGACTACGCGCGCTTGGTCGAACTCCTGGCCGAATATGGACCAAGTCTCAGGCTTCCGTACTCGCGAGCTTGTGGTGATGGCTTGTTCGAACTTCGGCCTCGCGGTCGTTCCGGCATTGGCAGGGCGTTCTACTGCTTTCTCGTTGGCAAACGGGTCGTCGTACTGCACGCCTTCCTCAAGAAGTCACAGCATACGCCCGATCGAGAACTGAAGCTGGCGCGCAAGCGCCTGAAGGAGGTATCAGATGCCTGA
- a CDS encoding aldo/keto reductase yields MEHRRFGRTDAQVSEIGFGAWGIGKAWWGETDDSLSIRALIRALELGVTFIDTAHAYGDGHSERLIAKAFKEVRHRVFVATKVPPKSGGWPPKEGTTARQAFPADWIITQTEQSLRNLEAERLDLQQLHVWRDEWLSEPEWQEAIHRLKQQGKIRFFGVSIMDHQPGSALELVRSGLVDTVQVIYNIFDQSPEEVLFPLCRKHDVGVIARVPFDEGGLTGGLAPDTTFPKNSVQDFYFRGDRLRETCERVDQLKPLLGNEIKTVAQLALKFCLSHPAVSTVIPGMRRPEHVEANCSVSDGKPLPSETLAALRAHAWHRNFYQ; encoded by the coding sequence ATGGAACATCGCAGGTTTGGTCGCACAGACGCTCAGGTATCGGAGATCGGTTTTGGGGCCTGGGGGATCGGCAAGGCGTGGTGGGGCGAGACCGATGATTCGCTCTCGATCAGAGCACTGATAAGGGCGCTGGAGTTAGGCGTCACCTTTATCGATACCGCACATGCCTACGGCGATGGGCACAGCGAGCGACTGATCGCCAAGGCCTTTAAGGAGGTCCGTCACCGCGTCTTTGTTGCGACCAAGGTTCCGCCGAAGAGCGGCGGGTGGCCACCCAAGGAGGGGACAACCGCGCGGCAGGCATTTCCCGCCGATTGGATCATCACGCAGACAGAGCAGAGCCTCCGAAACCTTGAAGCAGAGCGCCTCGACCTGCAGCAACTCCACGTTTGGCGAGATGAATGGCTCAGTGAGCCGGAGTGGCAAGAGGCGATACATCGATTAAAGCAGCAGGGGAAGATCCGCTTCTTTGGGGTCTCAATCATGGACCACCAGCCAGGTAGCGCGCTGGAACTCGTGCGATCCGGGCTGGTCGATACCGTCCAGGTGATCTATAACATCTTCGACCAATCTCCGGAGGAGGTCCTGTTCCCCCTGTGTCGGAAGCATGACGTCGGCGTGATCGCCAGGGTCCCCTTCGACGAAGGGGGCCTGACCGGCGGGCTTGCTCCGGACACAACCTTTCCCAAGAATTCCGTTCAGGACTTCTACTTTCGCGGGGACCGGCTGCGGGAGACGTGCGAGCGCGTCGATCAACTCAAACCGCTGCTGGGCAACGAGATCAAAACGGTGGCGCAACTTGCCCTGAAATTCTGTCTGAGTCACCCGGCGGTCTCAACCGTAATCCCCGGGATGCGCCGCCCGGAGCATGTGGAGGCCAACTGCTCAGTCTCCGACGGCAAGCCACTGCCATCCGAGACGCTGGCCGCCCTAAGGGCTCACGCCTGGCATAGGAACTTTTATCAGTAA
- a CDS encoding ATP-binding protein — protein MKLTLPEIRHDLPGFQGLVRLEAETKACFFDEIDIDMGAVTWFDADMCAALGAILYHLGENLNAVKLTNIRPGVENILSKNGFLSHYGRKQIPDRWGTTIPYQRFDVKDDRYFSDYIENELIHRSEMPAMSPGLLKKFRESIFEIFSNAVQHSRTEMGIFSCGQFFPARHRLNFSVADLGIGMRQNIKDNTGLDLSPVAAIIWAFEGRNTTKRGRVPGGLGLKLLGEFIDLNGGCIQIMSDAGYWRRENGKTVTTPLSHPFPGTVVTVEINTADMNSYKLTSELNAADIF, from the coding sequence GTGAAGCTCACACTGCCAGAGATTCGGCATGACCTGCCAGGTTTCCAAGGGTTGGTGCGCCTGGAGGCAGAAACGAAGGCTTGCTTCTTCGATGAGATCGATATCGACATGGGTGCGGTCACCTGGTTTGACGCCGATATGTGCGCGGCATTGGGCGCGATCCTTTATCATCTAGGCGAAAATCTGAATGCAGTCAAGTTGACCAACATCCGCCCCGGTGTCGAAAATATTCTGTCAAAGAACGGTTTTCTCAGTCATTATGGGCGTAAACAAATACCTGATCGCTGGGGAACGACTATTCCCTATCAGCGCTTCGATGTCAAAGACGACCGTTATTTTTCCGACTATATCGAGAATGAGCTGATTCATCGTTCCGAGATGCCGGCCATGTCACCGGGGCTACTGAAGAAATTCCGTGAAAGTATTTTTGAAATATTCAGCAATGCCGTACAGCATTCGCGCACTGAGATGGGAATCTTTAGTTGCGGGCAGTTTTTCCCAGCGCGGCACCGGCTTAATTTTTCGGTGGCTGATCTAGGTATCGGCATGCGTCAAAACATAAAAGACAATACCGGGCTTGACCTTTCACCGGTAGCCGCGATTATCTGGGCATTTGAGGGGCGTAATACAACCAAGCGTGGCCGGGTGCCTGGCGGATTGGGGCTAAAGCTGCTCGGTGAGTTCATCGATTTGAACGGCGGCTGTATTCAGATTATGTCGGACGCGGGCTATTGGCGGCGGGAAAATGGCAAGACCGTCACCACGCCGTTAAGCCACCCCTTCCCCGGCACTGTGGTCACTGTGGAAATCAATACGGCTGATATGAACTCATACAAGCTTACTTCTGAATTAAACGCAGCGGACATTTTTTGA
- a CDS encoding helix-turn-helix transcriptional regulator yields the protein MPELKFKPVRHSHKEFLAKAATRKGFIEAYDALALEYQVANQMLKARSRAGLTQDAVAERMGTTKSAVSRLESAGKHAPSLATLKRYAKAVGCELQVRLVPQKTA from the coding sequence ATGCCTGAACTGAAATTTAAGCCCGTTCGCCATAGCCATAAGGAATTCCTTGCCAAGGCGGCAACCCGCAAGGGATTCATCGAAGCGTACGACGCCCTTGCGCTTGAGTACCAGGTGGCCAACCAAATGCTCAAAGCACGGTCCCGTGCAGGTCTGACGCAAGACGCCGTCGCGGAACGCATGGGAACGACGAAGAGCGCGGTCTCCAGGCTCGAATCGGCCGGAAAGCACGCTCCGTCGCTCGCAACGCTCAAGCGATACGCCAAGGCTGTGGGGTGTGAGCTCCAAGTGCGCCTTGTACCGCAGAAGACCGCGTGA
- a CDS encoding TldD/PmbA family protein, protein MISQQIAEEVLQETKRKGASAADLVLIENELVTAQVRLRETDTLRSAKEVRLGLRLFFDKRSATSSTSDLSKESLARLVEDTAVLAKATAHDDCSGLPAAEECATTIPDLHLYDPDGETLTVKDQLERAKAAEEAALSYDSRITNSEGAEFTSNLYRIIYGNSQGFVGQYRSSTFSLAVAPIASAEDGMQRDHWYSRARHLSALEPPEAIGQRAAERALQRLGARKIKTQETPVIFDPETASSLMRLLCAALSGSALYRGASFLVGKLGEQIAAETVTVYDDGTLPGHLGSKPFDGEGLPTRRNTVVEHGVLRSYLLDSYSARKLGMKSTGNASRGVGDLPTAWPTNFCLQSGPHDPAEIIRSVDAGLYVTELIGFGVNLVTGDYSQGAVGFWIEKGELAYPVHEITIAGNLKEMLLGIEMVGNDLSFRQSVVAPTFKIRRMTVAGH, encoded by the coding sequence ATGATCAGCCAGCAGATTGCCGAGGAGGTCTTGCAGGAGACGAAACGCAAGGGCGCCAGCGCAGCCGACCTGGTGCTGATCGAGAATGAGCTGGTCACGGCGCAGGTCAGGCTGCGGGAGACCGACACGCTCCGAAGCGCTAAAGAGGTCCGGCTTGGATTGCGGCTTTTTTTCGATAAACGGTCGGCCACCAGTTCGACATCCGATCTCTCCAAGGAATCACTTGCGCGATTGGTGGAAGATACGGCTGTTCTGGCCAAGGCGACCGCCCACGATGACTGTTCGGGTCTGCCCGCTGCAGAGGAGTGCGCCACGACTATCCCGGATCTTCATCTATACGATCCAGACGGCGAGACCCTTACCGTGAAGGACCAGCTTGAACGGGCTAAAGCGGCCGAAGAGGCAGCCCTGTCGTACGACAGTAGAATCACCAACTCCGAGGGGGCGGAGTTTACCAGCAATCTCTATCGGATCATCTATGGCAACAGCCAGGGTTTTGTAGGCCAGTATCGCAGCTCGACCTTCAGTCTGGCGGTCGCACCCATCGCCTCGGCCGAAGACGGCATGCAGCGCGATCACTGGTACTCTCGCGCGAGACACCTGAGCGCGCTGGAGCCGCCTGAGGCGATTGGACAACGCGCAGCCGAGCGAGCCCTCCAGCGCCTGGGCGCGCGCAAGATCAAGACCCAGGAGACCCCGGTAATCTTTGACCCCGAGACCGCCTCCAGTCTCATGCGTCTGCTCTGCGCGGCACTCTCCGGTTCTGCGCTTTACCGCGGGGCGTCGTTTCTGGTCGGCAAGCTGGGTGAGCAGATCGCCGCTGAGACCGTCACGGTTTACGATGACGGCACATTGCCAGGCCATCTGGGCTCTAAGCCATTCGATGGCGAAGGGCTGCCGACTCGCCGAAATACCGTCGTAGAACACGGCGTCCTGCGCAGCTACCTCCTTGACAGCTATTCGGCCCGCAAGCTTGGGATGAAGTCAACCGGCAACGCGAGTCGTGGCGTCGGCGACCTGCCGACCGCCTGGCCGACCAACTTCTGCCTCCAGTCCGGGCCGCATGATCCGGCCGAGATTATCCGCTCAGTAGATGCCGGGCTCTACGTAACCGAACTGATCGGCTTCGGCGTGAACCTCGTGACCGGCGACTATTCGCAGGGGGCGGTAGGGTTCTGGATCGAGAAGGGTGAGCTGGCCTATCCGGTGCACGAAATCACCATTGCCGGCAACCTCAAGGAGATGCTGTTGGGGATCGAGATGGTAGGCAACGATCTCAGCTTTCGCCAGAGCGTCGTCGCCCCTACCTTCAAGATCCGCCGCATGACCGTCGCCGGCCACTAA
- a CDS encoding BrnT family toxin gives MKKVQFEWDPKKDAENQLEHGVPFSLAQYAFADPHRVIAEDLAHSKSEKRYFCFGKVRGGFLTVRFTYRGGVIRIFGAGYWRKGKAIYEYENQIHR, from the coding sequence GTGAAAAAGGTACAGTTTGAATGGGATCCCAAAAAAGATGCTGAAAACCAGCTTGAGCATGGGGTACCGTTCTCCCTGGCCCAATACGCTTTTGCCGATCCTCATCGTGTCATCGCGGAAGACCTCGCTCACAGTAAGAGCGAGAAGCGCTATTTCTGTTTCGGCAAGGTCCGGGGCGGGTTTCTGACTGTCCGCTTTACCTATCGCGGAGGCGTGATTCGTATCTTCGGCGCCGGTTACTGGCGGAAAGGCAAGGCTATTTATGAGTACGAAAATCAAATACACCGATGA
- a CDS encoding DEAD/DEAH box helicase family protein, with product MALHPNFPESPHAILDPALRWFPADEALRESSMDKLMPPLVPQLRKNVKEWRDSGYAGATDTSKSLLNWWFNTSHLLPQADLSACGHAQAGGTMAEFQYYFAQREALETIVYLYDVVGVQDKYDLMRFDSSGAVSTGMFDETWRRFVVKMATGTGKTKVLSLVLAWSFYHKLYEPESQLARNFLVIAPNIIVLDRIYKDFQGLRIFLKDDPVIPDNGMDGRNWRDDFQLTLHRQDEVRITRPTGNIFLTNIHRVYAGDDIPPSPDDEDTMDYFLGKRPSGATTDSKVDLGMIVRDIDELVVLNDEAHHIHDPRMAWFKSIEDIHNRLKQKGSALSLQVDVTATPRHNNGAIFVQTVADYPLVEAISQNVVKHPVVPDAASRAKLMERQSAKYTEKYTDYIHLGVIEWRKAYAEHEKMGKKAILFVMTDDTRNCDDVAEYLRNTYPEFAEKDAVLVIHTKNNGEINEPTTGKAKEELDDLRKKANAIDGMDSPHKAIISVMVLKEGWDVRNVTTIVGLRAYSAKSNILPEQTLGRGLRKMYPGGLEEYVSVVGTNAFMDFVESIQDEGVVLECKPMGEGTQAKTPLVVEVDKENEKKDIDAMDIEIPVLTPRVYREYKNLSALDVGAQGYQRVAYLQFSEEEQREIVFKDITTGEVTHTTILDTAGIADYSSVIGYFAQTMMKDLRLVSGYDVLYGKVKAFIRDQLFDRPVDLESPNTLRNLSEPATTRTLLETFKKAINALTVQDKGDAEIRDTIKLRQMRPFVAKDQGYLIPKKSVFNRIIGDSNFELRFARFLDDCDDVVSYGKNYMAVHFKLDYVNADGDISNYYPDFLVKLSAKRIFMVETKGQEELDVPLKMERLRQWCEDINRVQSDVTYDFVYVDEDSFEKYKPASFRQLVAGFREYKEKI from the coding sequence ATGGCGCTTCATCCCAACTTCCCCGAATCGCCCCATGCCATCCTCGACCCTGCCCTGCGCTGGTTCCCGGCGGATGAGGCCCTGCGGGAATCCAGCATGGACAAACTGATGCCGCCGCTGGTGCCGCAACTGCGCAAGAATGTGAAGGAATGGCGGGATAGTGGCTACGCGGGGGCGACGGACACGAGCAAAAGCCTGCTCAACTGGTGGTTCAACACCTCGCACCTGCTCCCCCAAGCCGACCTGTCTGCGTGCGGCCACGCACAGGCAGGCGGCACTATGGCCGAGTTTCAGTATTACTTCGCCCAGCGCGAGGCGCTGGAAACGATTGTCTATCTGTACGACGTTGTGGGCGTACAGGACAAATACGACCTGATGCGCTTCGACAGTTCCGGCGCGGTCTCTACCGGCATGTTTGACGAAACCTGGCGGCGCTTCGTGGTGAAAATGGCGACCGGCACCGGTAAGACCAAGGTGCTGAGCCTGGTGCTGGCCTGGAGCTTTTACCACAAGCTGTACGAGCCGGAGTCGCAGCTTGCGCGCAACTTTCTGGTGATCGCCCCTAACATCATCGTGTTGGACCGCATCTATAAGGATTTTCAGGGCCTGCGCATCTTTTTGAAAGACGACCCGGTCATTCCCGACAACGGTATGGACGGTCGCAACTGGCGCGACGATTTCCAACTGACTCTGCACCGGCAGGACGAGGTGCGCATCACCCGCCCCACCGGCAACATCTTTCTGACCAATATCCATCGAGTTTACGCCGGAGACGACATTCCACCCTCGCCTGATGACGAAGACACGATGGATTATTTTCTCGGCAAGCGGCCCAGCGGCGCGACCACCGACTCCAAGGTGGACTTGGGCATGATCGTGCGGGACATTGACGAGCTGGTGGTGCTCAACGACGAGGCGCATCATATTCACGACCCGCGCATGGCCTGGTTCAAATCTATCGAGGACATCCACAACCGGCTGAAGCAAAAAGGGTCCGCCCTTTCGCTGCAAGTGGACGTGACCGCCACGCCCAGGCACAACAACGGCGCGATTTTCGTGCAGACCGTGGCCGATTACCCGCTGGTGGAGGCCATCTCGCAAAACGTGGTCAAGCACCCCGTCGTGCCCGATGCCGCCAGCCGCGCCAAACTGATGGAGCGCCAAAGCGCCAAGTATACCGAGAAATACACCGACTACATTCACCTGGGCGTGATCGAGTGGCGCAAGGCGTATGCCGAGCATGAAAAGATGGGCAAGAAAGCCATCCTGTTTGTGATGACCGACGACACCAGGAATTGCGACGATGTGGCCGAGTATCTGCGAAACACCTATCCAGAATTTGCTGAAAAAGACGCGGTACTGGTCATTCACACGAAGAACAATGGTGAGATTAACGAACCAACGACGGGCAAAGCCAAAGAGGAGTTGGACGACCTGCGCAAGAAAGCCAACGCGATTGATGGCATGGATAGCCCCCACAAAGCCATCATCTCCGTGATGGTGCTCAAAGAGGGCTGGGACGTGCGCAACGTCACGACCATTGTGGGACTACGCGCCTATTCCGCCAAGAGCAACATCCTGCCGGAACAAACCCTGGGGCGCGGCCTGCGTAAGATGTACCCCGGCGGCCTGGAAGAATACGTCAGCGTCGTCGGCACGAATGCCTTTATGGATTTTGTGGAATCCATCCAGGATGAAGGCGTGGTGCTGGAGTGCAAGCCGATGGGCGAAGGCACGCAAGCGAAGACGCCGCTGGTGGTGGAGGTTGACAAGGAGAATGAGAAGAAAGACATCGACGCGATGGATATCGAAATCCCGGTGCTGACTCCTCGCGTCTATCGGGAATACAAAAACCTGAGTGCTCTGGATGTGGGGGCGCAGGGGTATCAGCGCGTGGCGTACCTGCAATTCAGCGAGGAGGAGCAGCGGGAGATCGTCTTTAAGGACATCACCACCGGCGAGGTGACGCACACCACCATTCTCGACACAGCGGGCATTGCCGATTACAGCAGTGTGATCGGCTACTTCGCGCAGACCATGATGAAGGACTTGCGGTTGGTCAGCGGCTACGACGTCCTGTATGGCAAGGTCAAGGCGTTTATTCGGGACCAGTTGTTTGACCGGCCGGTAGACCTGGAAAGCCCTAACACCCTGCGGAACCTTTCAGAACCGGCAACTACCAGGACCTTGCTCGAGACGTTCAAGAAGGCGATCAATGCCCTCACCGTGCAGGACAAAGGCGATGCCGAAATCCGCGATACCATCAAGCTGCGGCAGATGCGCCCTTTTGTAGCCAAGGATCAGGGCTACCTCATCCCGAAGAAGAGTGTCTTTAACCGTATCATCGGGGACAGTAACTTTGAACTGCGATTTGCTCGCTTTCTGGATGACTGCGACGATGTGGTGTCTTACGGCAAGAACTACATGGCCGTGCATTTCAAGCTGGATTACGTGAACGCTGATGGCGACATCTCCAACTATTACCCGGACTTTCTCGTCAAACTATCCGCTAAACGGATTTTCATGGTCGAGACCAAAGGACAGGAAGAGCTGGACGTGCCGCTGAAGATGGAGCGGTTGCGGCAATGGTGCGAGGACATCAACCGGGTGCAGTCGGATGTGACCTATGACTTTGTGTACGTGGACGAAGACAGCTTTGAGAAATATAAGCCCGCCTCTTTCCGGCAATTGGTTGCCGGCTTCAGAGAATACAAAGAGAAAATATAG
- a CDS encoding STAS-like domain-containing protein — MQKDVTISIFEVVGSPLCVASGDGQKVYERLASALKEGRGVLLSFHNVSTMTSAFLNAAIGQMYGEFSEEQIRALLKVQDMQPDDLALLKRVVETAKQYFKDPQKFDQAVRDTLGDENDGE; from the coding sequence ATGCAAAAAGACGTGACGATATCCATATTCGAGGTGGTGGGCAGCCCCTTGTGTGTTGCCTCCGGCGATGGGCAGAAGGTATATGAGCGCCTCGCGTCGGCCCTTAAAGAAGGCCGGGGGGTGTTGCTCTCGTTTCACAATGTTTCCACAATGACCTCGGCGTTTTTGAACGCCGCAATAGGTCAGATGTACGGGGAATTCAGCGAAGAGCAAATTCGCGCCTTGCTTAAGGTACAAGACATGCAGCCGGATGATCTGGCGCTGCTGAAGCGAGTGGTGGAAACTGCCAAGCAGTACTTCAAAGACCCGCAGAAATTCGACCAGGCCGTTCGGGATACGCTGGGAGATGAGAACGATGGCGAATAA
- a CDS encoding PIN domain-containing protein, whose protein sequence is MANKVLAVANYDFKSEDELFVDTNVWLFVYGPQKPRDARVAVYSHALAKILAAQCRIYIDVLIVSEFINTYARLKWNVMGKPYTDFKRFRKSADFTSVARDIAADVRRVLNHCLRIENGFEALDIDGVIAEYAAGGSDFNDQVITALCKTRGLKLVTDDGDFSGRGIPVVTANSRLLV, encoded by the coding sequence ATGGCGAATAAGGTATTGGCAGTGGCCAATTACGATTTCAAGTCCGAAGACGAACTGTTCGTGGACACCAACGTATGGCTGTTTGTCTATGGCCCACAAAAGCCGAGGGACGCGAGGGTGGCGGTATATTCGCATGCGCTCGCAAAAATTCTTGCCGCGCAATGCCGCATCTATATTGATGTTCTGATTGTTTCGGAATTCATAAATACGTATGCCAGATTGAAATGGAACGTCATGGGTAAGCCATACACCGATTTTAAGCGATTTCGAAAAAGCGCAGATTTCACGTCCGTTGCCCGAGACATAGCTGCTGATGTCAGGCGTGTACTGAATCACTGTTTGCGGATAGAAAATGGTTTTGAGGCATTGGATATAGATGGAGTGATTGCTGAATACGCGGCGGGGGGTTCCGATTTTAACGACCAGGTCATCACAGCATTGTGCAAAACAAGAGGATTGAAGCTAGTCACGGATGATGGTGATTTCAGCGGTCGTGGCATCCCGGTTGTAACGGCGAACAGTCGTTTGCTGGTTTAA